TCATCACTTTCTCTAAAAGACTAAATCAATATGAaccaaatacaaaaattataacgAATCTTTTGCCTTGATGAACATATAGCAATATGATTTTCCCTTTCCTTTTAGATTTCATGCATGAGGTGATGAGAAGATGTCCTTCTGCAACTTTTGAATGCGATATTGGTGGATGGATTCCTCTTCACTATGCTGCATCCTCAGGGAATTCTGAAGTTATTAACCTTTTGCTTCATCATGATATCTCCCTTGCTCATGTGAAGGACCAAAAGGGCAGGACTGCAGTGCACATTTCTGCAAAAGCTGGACAAGCAGATGTTATTCAAAAACTTATAGAAACTTGTCCAGATACTTTCGAGTTGTTGGATGACAAAGGCCGAACAGTTCTTCATTATGCTGCAAAGAAAGGAAGAATTGGACTGCTTGGAATTTTGCTAAAGACCCTAGATCTTGATTATCTGATAAATGCAAGAGATAATAATGGAAACACGCCCTTTCATCTGGCTGCATTTAAAAGGCACTTTAAAATCTTACGCAGGCTAGCAGATGATGGCAGAGTTGATAAAGGGGCTATGAATAATGCAGGCTTGACAGCCCTTGATATTGTTGAATCAAGTACACTGCCTAAACATCACATCAAGGTATGCTTCTCATTCAGAtccaaaattcaaaaaactACTAAACCAAGACATATTTAAACATGTTGATTTCAAATTGTTACAGGCTAGAATTACGCGTATACTGATTAAAAGAGGTTCTCTGCGTAGTATGGAACAAAGAGCCATCgtaaaaaatactaaacagAAAGCTATTGAGGCGAAGAAACAAGGCCAAACACAAAAAGTAGAGAATAAAGCACAGCCTGAAGAAAGTAAGTCACAGAGAGATGTTAAGGAGAAGGGAAAATATAACTTAGTGGTATCTACCATCATTGCATCTATCACCTTTTCAGCAATATGCAATCTTCCTGGTGGGAACTACAGCGACAGCAAAGACAATCATCAGATTGGCAAGGCAGTTTTGAGTGATGACAAATATTTCAAAAGTTTCATTATCAGTAATTCTACCGCATTTGGTCTGGCATTTACCTCAATACTACTCCACTTTCTGGCTTCTGTTTCAGCGAAGCGGCGAGTTTACGTTTATGCACGCTTGATAAACATTGCCTTTGTTTCGAATTATATATCTGCTCTCCTCATTCTCTCTGCCTACATTGCAGGATCAAGAGCAGTGTTGCCTAAGTCTTTAGCAGATGATACCCTAACGCAATCTGCCGTTGGTCTTCTcgtattttgttttctttcctgTTTACTATATGTAGGGAtcgaaattatatttttctttcagtaCTGAGTGttagaaattataattgcCACTCTGCTGTTGTATATGTTTATGTTGAGAACTTCAAGTGCTCAACACTTTTTATATGCTATTTCACTCTTACCAACATGACAAGTCTGTAATAAAGATAATCATCAAGTTGGCGAGGCTATTTTAGAAATCCATCTTATTAAATTCTGTCGCGTTTGGCCTGACATTTGGCTCAGTATTACTCTAGTTTCTGGCTTCTGTTTATCCATATGCACGCTTGATATGCATGACCTTCTTTCTGGATTATATATCTCCTGGACTCATCCTCTTTGCCTACATTGGAGGATTCAGAGCAGTATTGCCTAAATCATAAGCAGATGATACCGTTTTTGTTTCCGGAGGAAGTTTAGCTCTTACGCTACCAACTTATGGTGCTTTCTGTTTTTATTAGCTGCCTGAATTTGTTGTAGACTGCACATCACATTTCTTTGTATTTGTTGCTCGTCATCAAGCACCTGATGGATCCTGAATTATATCAAGCTGCAATCTTAGGGGATCATAGTCTCTTTGTTAATCTCAGGATCCAGGAGGTGACTTTCAGCCATGAATAAAACATTCTTCATCTTGGTGCAAAATGTGAGTGAAGATGGCAGAGAAGATCATTGATTTATGATCCTCACTTTTGCATCTGAGTAATTTGAAAGGCGATTCTCCATTACATT
The sequence above is drawn from the Ricinus communis isolate WT05 ecotype wild-type chromosome 7, ASM1957865v1, whole genome shotgun sequence genome and encodes:
- the LOC112534091 gene encoding putative ankyrin repeat protein RF_0381 isoform X1; its protein translation is MDPSLYQAITSGDLNCFDNLIGKNASKLFQVTADQENTILHVAAKLETLQVAERVIGLCPSLLHKPNYNGDSPLHIAARLGRVRMCRLLINCADLLEVEVEKELLRMQNLDHDTALHDAVRNGHFETVRLLIQQDSQLTRVINKAGESPLFLAVDRRSYEISQHILQAAPAVCSFKGRNSMNVLHAAIIRAELVFKRRNMVVNILARCLLLHKFCNFHFRNVYIFDSIGTDFMHEVMRRCPSATFECDIGGWIPLHYAASSGNSEVINLLLHHDISLAHVKDQKGRTAVHISAKAGQADVIQKLIETCPDTFELLDDKGRTVLHYAAKKGRIGLLGILLKTLDLDYLINARDNNGNTPFHLAAFKRHFKILRRLADDGRVDKGAMNNAGLTALDIVESSTLPKHHIKARITRILIKRGSLRSMEQRAIVKNTKQKAIEAKKQGQTQKVENKAQPEESKSQRDVKEKGKYNLVVSTIIASITFSAICNLPGGNYSDSKDNHQIGKAVLSDDKYFKSFIISNSTAFGLAFTSILLHFLASVSAKRRVYVYARLINIAFVSNYISALLILSAYIAGSRAVLPKSLADDTLTQSAVGLLVFCFLSCLLYVGIEIIFFFQY
- the LOC112534091 gene encoding putative ankyrin repeat protein RF_0381 isoform X2, with translation MDPSLYQAITSGDLNCFDNLIGKNASKLFQVTADQENTILHVAAKLETLQVAERVIGLCPSLLHKPNYNGDSPLHIAARLGRVRMCRLLINCADLLEVEVEKELLRMQNLDHDTALHDAVRNGHFETVRLLIQQDSQLTRVINKAGESPLFLAVDRRSYEISQHILQAAPAVCSFKGRNSMNVLHAAIIRAELVFKRRNMVVNILARCLLLHKFCNFHFRNVYIFDSIGTDFMHEVMRRCPSATFECDIGGWIPLHYAASSGNSEVINLLLHHDISLAHVKDQKGRTAVHISAKAGQADVIQKLIETCPDTFELLDDKGRTVLHYAAKKGRIGLLGILLKTLDLDYLINARDNNGNTPFHLAAFKRHFKILRRLADDGRVDKGAMNNAGLTALDIVESSTLPKHHIKARITRILIKRGSLRSMEQRAIVKNTKQKAIEAKKQGQTQKVENKAQPEETICNLPGGNYSDSKDNHQIGKAVLSDDKYFKSFIISNSTAFGLAFTSILLHFLASVSAKRRVYVYARLINIAFVSNYISALLILSAYIAGSRAVLPKSLADDTLTQSAVGLLVFCFLSCLLYVGIEIIFFFQY